In the Cystobacter ferrugineus genome, CTGGTATATGGAGCTGGGTTGGGACACTTCGCGGATGGGGTTGCCCCTGCGTCCCTGGTACCGCACCAAATGCACCGTCAGCTTCGCTGACATTCTGCGCCTGGCCCAGCGCACGCTCGCCTCCGTGGATTGGGTGGACCCGCGTCTTCTTCTCGCCCGATTGCCCCAGCTCCCTTCTCGGCCTCAGCCGAGAGCCGCATGACCTATGGCTCTCGGCTGCCCAAAAATGGCGAAAGTCGAGTCAGACCCGTGGTCCGTCCATGGAGTGACCACGGGAGCGCGCCGCCAGAGCGGTTGAAATAGCAGGAATGGAGACCAACATGTCTGTCATCAAACACGAAATCAGTTCATCGGACGCGCAGGCCCTGCGGGCGATGCGCGCCATGTTCGCCGGGGCGCCGAAGCTCAAGTTCGAGCCCGCGAGTCGCGCCGCGTTCGACGAGCTCATCGCCCGCACGCCCCCACCCGAGACGATCAGCTTCGAGCAGGGAGAGGTAGGCGGCGTACCAGGCTGGTGGTGCCGTCCCAAGCATGCGGACGACACGGCTGTCGTTCTGTACCCCGGAAGGGTGTCAGACGATTTGTAGGAGCCGAGGTATCGGAACGAGTCCTTCGACACCTTCCCGAGGGCGCCGCGGCGCCGGGCGAGATGCTCCGCGGCCTCCATCGGAAAGCGGCCTCCGACCACGTGCGCGGGGGACACCCAGTTGAGGTTCAATGTCATGGGCTCCGACGTCATGCGCACGCTCCATCAAAAGGAGCGTCGCTCATCTCACCCGACTTGACCTACGGAGTCAAGTGCACGTACTCACCACAGAGGTATCCATGTCTCAGATACGCCTCCACTACGCAGTTCACATCTGATGGAAAAGCTTGATGGTTTCCTGCGCGTAGCCGCCAAACGTTGAGGCCATACCGCAGGAGGATTCGAAATCGTACATGAGGCTGGGGTCCACCCCGGTCTTCTTCCTCGCGAGTTTTTCCGCGTATTGAACCCACTCATTCAGATAGTCGAAGGCGGCCTCGTCCGGCGTGGTCGACGTAGTCACGGGAGGCATCCTACGGATGGTCTCCAACGTCCACGGAGGCGCCACCTCCTGATGACCCATGTAGAATTTGACTCGATTCGAAGCGCCCAACGTCTTCCAATTCCGGAACAGGAATCTCAACTCCGAGGTACAGATGGGTACCTTTCCCACTCCGGTGGTGTTGTTGACGATGCTCGTCTTGTGGAGGAGGACGTCGATATTGATGTCGTCGAGCGCGTAGTGCACGACGGTGTCCCCCTGTCCGAACTTTCCCTGCGTCATGAAATAGGTCAGACCAAACTTGCACGAACGCCGGATGATGAAATCCTTCGCGGCCATCGAGAGAACACTGTCTTTGGGATTGCCACTCAAGTCGATGTCGTCACGGCTCTTCTTGAGAGAGCTCTGTAGCCGGGTGGCCTGGGTTGGAAGCGTCCGGTAGCCATACTTCGCATCCGACCTGAACGCGGTCTCGTACTCCGCGACCTCTTGCCTCGACGAACGCCCATTGATTCGCTGGACGTCGTCGACCTTCTGGATGTTTACATTGGGGTCGAAATTGGAGTTGAACGCAACCGTCCCAGAATTCGCCTTGTACGCATACGTCTTTGACGGCCTGGCGCTCCCCGAGCCTCCTCCTCTCGCCCCTCGACCTCGACCCCGGCCTCGACTTGGGACAGAGCGGACGGAACTAGGCGCGATGCTGACGATATCATCGAAAATGGTGTTGTAGATGTTTATCTTCTGGAAGCAGTCATTGGGCATGACCTGGGTCGTGGCATGCTGGTAATACTCTTTGATGTGTTGACCGATGCCATAAATGACATCCCGATCCGCGACAAATCCATCTTGAAAGTCAGTATTTGGCATCCAGCCCTCCCAATGCGCTCTTCGCACAATACCCCAAGCACATGCCAAAGTCAATTCGCAACCACTTTTACCTGCTGATGACCCATGAGACAAAGCGGGCCAGAGCAAAGCCACAATCAGGCAGAGTCCATGTATGGTTTATCCTCCCGGTATGACGCCGCGGTAGGGGACGGGGTTGGACCACGGATGAGGACATACCTGCCATGGGAATCACGTTGATGAACACCGTCCGGTCCATGCGCCTCCTGTGGATGCTGCTCGTCAGTGGCCTCGCGTCGGCGCAGGCGCCGGCCCCGAGGGCCTTCGCCGCGACGTACCAGGGCGGAAGCGATGCCGCGTGTGACTCGACCCTGGCCGTCCGGGGATGAGAGCCCGACGCACCCGGCCCACACCCCGTCTTCCTCTACCTGGCCGGAACGTGGGTGCCGTATGACAACGCCTCGGCCATGGCCGTGGTGAGCCGCATGGCCGAGCGCGGCTACGTGGCGGCGGCCGTGCAGTACCCCAACTGGGCGTATAGGCGGGATGGGGGCCCTGTGGAGGGGGGAGGGGTGGAGCGGAGGGGGAGAGGAAAGCCGCGGAGGGGTGGGGTCAGGGCAGTGGGTCGGGCCAGTGGAGACGCGGTGCAGCCCCATTGGGCACACGCCGGCCCAGGTGGCGCCCCCAGGGGGAGGCAGCAGGGGCGTGGGCGTCTGGGGCACCGTGACTGCTCGAGGCTCAACACCACGCGTGCTGGGGTGGCTCCTGCGCTGCAGCCAGCCGAGCAGGCCGCGTGGGCAGTGACAGGTGCTCCAGAATGGCGCGCACTCCGTTGGGTGCCGTCAGGACGCCAACACCCGGCGCCTGCCTCCAGCCTGCCAGGAATGCGCGGGGCCGCGGGGCGGCCAGCAGCGTCCCAGCACATCAATCCGCTCGCGGCTCGGGCTGCTCCTGGGGGCCGGCCGGTGCGAAAGGGACATTCCGCTTCCTGGGCAGGCAGCAGCCGTTCTGCAGACAGGCCAGCAGATCGACCAGTCTGCTCCTTTGGAAGACACCGCCGATGAGCTGGAGCGTCTCCACCGACAGCTTGCTCTTGCTGGCCAACTCCTGGAGCACGTCGAGAGACGGCTCGCCCCTGGCATCCAGAAGGCGTGCCTCTTCCGGGCTGGAGCCGGACGCTCCCGCGTGACGTGTCTGCCGGTAGATCGACCGCAGATCGATGGCCCCGCGAATGCCCACCTCCCGTGCATGGAGGATCTCCTCCCGCAGGTAGGAGATGAGGAGGGCCTGATCCATCCAGTCGATGATGCGCGACAGGGGATACAAGGTGCGCAGCGCCAGCCACCCGGGCTCCACCCGGGCCATGTGCTGGATGTCGAAGATGCCCAACTCCTCGAGCCGCTCGGCGATCTGCTCCGTGATGCCATCCACATAGCAGAGCGACAGGGGCTCGGTGCCGGGCGCATCCGGGGAGAGGGCCTGCCGGAGCCGCTGGTTGAGTGCCTTCATGCCCACGGAGGGAAACAGCCCGAGGGCGAAATACAGGAAGGAGGCCGACACGCCCTTGGTCGGTTGGAAGAAGCCAATGAAGCCCAGCGCATAGCCCAGCACCATGAGGATGAGCGCCCGGAGGGCGGCTGACATGACGAACTCGGCGGAAAGGGCCGCCGTTCTGATGCGGAAGATGGTGAGCCCCAGGGTGTAGACGTAGATGCCGCAGCCGGCCAGCTCCAGCCCCCGCAGTCCGTCCGGATTCATGCTATCGAGTCCCCTGCTGACCAACAGCAGGGCCAGGCTGAAGAAGGGCACGGCCAGAAGCAACGCTCCGAGGATGAACTGCCGGAGGTAGCCCTGCTGCTCGAGCACCTCGTTGCTCAGCTCCCGGTTGAAGATGGGAGGCAGGATGCCGTTGGCCTGCTTCTCCGCATATACGGACAAGAAGGTTTGGTAGCTCCTCACCTCCTCGCGCCGCACACAGAATACGCGTTGAGCACCCAGCAGCCGATAGCCCAGGAGGAGGAAGCTCGGCATCAGCGACCCCACGAGCGCCAGAACCACCAAGTGGCACCCTTTCACCTCCATCACCCCCAACAGCCGCCCCAGCCCACACACGATGACCGCACTCAACAGCAGCAGCAGCAACACTCTCCAGCGATCGCCCTTCGTGCGCGGCGCGCCTGTTGAAGGGTTCGTCCCATCCACGACAGATGCTTCCTGGCTTCCTGATTCATGATGATGACGCACGCACAATCCCCCTCCGTCAGGAGGTGGCGTCATGCCGCTTGTGACGCGTCTCCGAAGGCCTTTCTCCGGGCCATCCCGGGAGCGCGTGACCCAGGAGCCGGTCGCTCGGCGCCAGTTGAAGGGGCTGACTGGTACAGAGGGGCCGAGGAGGGCCGCTGACGGGTGCCGCCATGGCTGTGCACCAGGCCGGTAGAGAGGCGGTGCAATCCCCTTGAGCCCCCCTGCCCCAGAGTCACTTGGGCGGCGGCGCCGGCTCGTGGACACCGCGGACGCGGGGCAATCCGTACTCGCCCGTCCGCTGCCGCGCGAGCCCTTCAAGGGGCAGAAGCGCCCTCCCTGCACTCGCTACGCCGAGGTCGAGTTGGTCGGTGCCTGCTGGTTGCCTCACGAGTTGAAGGCCCCGTGCCCGGACGTGCTCTACGAGCACCAGGGCAAGTGCTACTCGCCCGCCTTCAGCGCGAAGCAGCCGCCCTCGTCGCTCGGGCAGTGAGGAGCGCGGGGCCCCTGGCGCCCGGCAACCGGGTTCGCTCGTCCCTGCTCGCCCATCCGAGCAAATCGTCTGACACCTTCTCAGCCCCTTCTCAGCCGGCCTTCTCAGCCTTCTCAGGGGCTTCTGCGAGTCTGGTCTCGCGGCACTCATGACTGCCTCACCAACCCCTCGTAGTCCTTGAGTTCGAACGGCAGCGTCAGTGCACCGAAGTCGGGGAGGCCATCCGCGGCGCCGTTCTCTCCTTCGTCCGTCGGTTCGCCGACCGCCGGCGCTTGCAGACTGGCGTTCTGCTCGTGTTGCTTGACCGCCATGTCCTGATTGCGAATCACGTAGTCGCGCAGAGCGCTTTCATACGAGGTGATGCCACTCGCCAGGTCATCCTTGTGCCTGGCGAGTTCACCGGCGAGAACGTACGCGCCCACCATTGCGACCGACGTGCCCTGTCCCGATGCCAGTGCGACGCTGTATCCCGCGTCGCCGACGAGCACGATGCGTCCGCGTGACCAACCCTCCATGCGGATTTGGCTGATTGAATCGAAGTGGAAGTCGGGCGCCGTCATCATGTGCTCGACAATCTGTGGTAGCACCCACCCGCCGCCCGAGAGGCGCTCGGCCATGAGGCGCTTCTGAGCCACGATGTCACGGTAGTCGTACTCGATAGGCTCGGCGGCCGTGAAGCCGACATACGCCCGCGCGTTGGCATCCTTGCGTAAGGCCATGACCATCGCGCCGACACCGGTTCCCTCGTCCTGGTACATGACCTCCCAGCGCTCGAGACCGAGGAAGTTCGGCATGCCGAAGACCGCGATGTACGAATTGCCAAGACGGCGGAGGAACCGCGGCTCGGGGCCGAACGCGAGCTTCCGCACCCGAGAGTGCAGGCCGTCTGCGCCTACGATGAGCTCGAAGCGGCGAGAAGCTGCGCGCTCGAACGTAACGTCGACCCCCGACGTGTTCTGAGTGAGCGACGCGACCGAATCGTCGAAGAGGTACTCCACCCGGTTGCCCACTACCTCGTGCAGCACGCGGCAAAGGTCGTCGCGCATGATTTCAACATCAGGGCTCTCGAAACGCCCGCCCGTGAGGGTGCGCTCCTCGCTCCGGTGTGTCTCCTTGCCGTTGGCGTCGACCATCGAGAACCCCGTCAGCCTGGTGCTGTGCTCGCGGAGCCTGGCGAGGATGCCCATACGTTCCGCGACCGTGAGCGCCGGCCCACGCACGTCGAGCGCCTGCCCACCCGGACGCAGGTGTGGCGCACGTTCGACGACGGTGACGTCGAAGCCGTAGCGCGCAAGCCAGTAGGCGATGGTGAGACCGGAGATGCTGGCGCCGGAGACCAGCACGCGGGGGAACCTTGGAGTCGTAGAGGACATGGAACCTTGGGTACACTTCCGGAATCGAACCGTCCAAGACATTGATTGAACGAATATGATACCTCTTGAGCAACGATAGAACTCATGGAACTCCGACATCTGCGCTACTTCGTCACCATCGCCGAGGAGCAAAGCTTCCGTCGCGCGGCCGGGCGACTCCACGTCTCACAGTCGCCGCTGAGCCGGCAAATGAAGGACCTCGAGGACGAGATGGGCGTTGAACTCTTCGCGCCCGAGGGGCGAGGAATCAAGCTCACGGCTGCTGGGAAGATTTTCGCGGAGAGAGCCAGAAGCATCCTTGGGAGCGTCGACACGGCCATTGAGGAAGCCAAGGGAATCGCCGAAGGCAGACTTGGCACCGTGGTCATCGGCTTTGAAACGGGGACGACCTTCGTGGGTGCATTGTTGTCCCTCGTCGCGGCGCTTCGCCGACGAACGCCCCGTGTCGGCCTGCAACTCGTCCCCATGAGCAGCCTCGAGCAGTGGACGGCGCTGAGGCAGGGGACGATTACCTTCGGCTATGGTGCATACGCGCCCAGTGACGACTCCTTGGGTCACCTGGAGATGAGCCGTGACCGGCTCGGGGTGCTTCTCTCCTCTGAGCATCGGCTCGCACGACTCGAGAAGATCCGGCTTCGAGACCTTGAGAACGAGCGCGTGCTACTCCAGCCACGTCATCTCTATCCGCGGCTCCACGCGGACATCATCATGGCGGCGCGCGCACAGGGCGCGACGCTGCACGTGACGGCGGAGGTGCTCGACCTGGAGGCGCTCCTGGCACTGGTCGTTATCGGCGACGCGATTACCTTCCTGACGGAGAAGTTCTGGGAGCCAGCATCGCAAGCCTCATTGATGTGGCGGCCCGTAGAGGACCTCCACATCAACCTGAGTGAGTTCGTCACATGGCGCGTGGAGGACGCCGACACGCCCGTGGTGCGAGCGCTGCTCGAGAGTGCACGCGAAGTGAGTCCGTTCCTGCGAGGCACTGCGGACCGCACGCGCTCCTCCACGGCCGCCCAGCGAAAACGTCACAGCAAGCGCTGAGCGTCTCAATTGCCTGGGCTGCTCTCCCTGGAGGAGCGCGGCAGGGGCCCTGGGTTTCTTGAAGAGTGATGGGGGGAGGGGTCTAGGCCGCGGCGGAAATGCTCTTGACGTCCACGTTCCCCTCGAAGGCCAGCTTCTCGAGGGCGCGCGCGGCGACCTGCCCGCTCTTGAGCTGCTGAATCTCCGAGGAGACCTTCCGGGCGCGGGCCCGCAGCGACTCGTCGGCCAGGAGCGCCTGCAACTCGGAGCGGATCCGCTCGGGGGTCGCCTTCTCCAGGGGCAGGTAGCGCCCGAGCCCCGCGCGCTCGACCAGCGACGCGTTGAGGGTCTGGTCTCCAACGAGGGGGATGACCAGCATGGGCAGACCCGTGTACAGGGCGCGACCCACCGCGCCCCAACCCCCGTGGGTGATCAACGCCCGGGCCTTGGGGAACACCTCGTCGTGGGGAACGTAGCGCTCGATGCGGATGTGGGAGCCGAGCCCGGAGGGAACATCCGAGGCCCCCGCGGCCGTGGCGAGCACGGGGACGTTCATGGGCGAGACCGCCTCCAACACGCGCCGGAACAAGCCATTGTCCGCATGGGTCGTCGTCGTGCTGACGATCACGGTCCCGGGCTCGATGCGCGGCGCTTCCTTGCGGCTCGTGGAACTGTTGGCGGTCGTCGGCCCGACGAAGAGCTGGTTGTCGCGCAGCGGAATGTCCCCGGCGAGTCCCCGGTGGCCCATGATGATGTGGAGCTTGGGCGAGGCCGCGGCCTGGACGAGGTGCGCCGAGCGGCCACGATAGGGGGACAGACCGAGCTGGGCCCTCGCCTCGTTCAACGGCATCAGCTGGCCCATCAGCAGGTGCGTCAGCGCGGGGAACCGGAAGAAGGGCTTCATGGACGGCATCGTGCTGAAGATCAGCGGCAGCTCATCCGCCGTGAGGACCGTACCCATGTTCCCAGCGCTCGCCCAGGGAATGCCGGCGCGCTCGGCGGCCCAGGCCGCGCCCAGCTCGAAGAAGTCGTGGACCACGCAGTCCACCTTCTCGCGCTTCAAGACAGGCTCCAGCTCTCGCGCGAGCTGGACGTTGTTCGCCTGGCCGATGCTCCGGAACATCGTGATGCCGAAGGGGACCGACGGCATCCAGGGCGGCAGACTCGTGAGCTGGGCGAGATCGCCAATGTCCTGGACGTCGAGCATCCGCTCATGAGGCAGGTGCTCCGCGCCGACGGCCTTCACATCGGCCGCCAGGCTCGCCTTCGCCTTGAACAGCACCCGGTTGCCCCGCGCGGTGAGCTGCTGCGCGAGGTCCAGGACGCGAAGCAGATGCCCCGGCGCCCCCGAGCTCGCCAGCAGGAAGGTCGCGGGTTTCCGGGAAACATCATTCGTGGATGCCATGGTCGTTCTCCCCCAAGAAGTCGCAAACGGTCCCCTCCGCACACGCGATGGAACGCAACTCCAAGTTGCGATGATGAATAGAATTGGATTTCACTCACCGCAATTCGAAGTTGCGATATCTGGCGATATTCGGCTTATGAGAGAATTGGAAGAAGGGCGCATCCCACCCCGAGCGGGAGGGAGCGGTGGTCTCGGCCCCATGCACACCAAGGCCGCACCCGCCATTGCCCTGCTCCAGGGCCGGCGCACCCTGCCCGTCCTCGAGGCCTCCTTCGAGTTGCACCAACTCAAGCACCTCTATCGCCAGGGCGGGCCGCGCGCGGGCATCTCCCGGACGCTCTGAGAGAGCGTGGCGGAGCACTCCTTCTTCGTCGCGCTGCTGTGTCTGTTCCCATGGCGGTGTGAGCCGCGAGGAGAAGCCGCGGCGCGAGCGGGAAGCCGTCTCGCGCGTCTTCTCCGAGCTCCCGCGCCGCGCCGAGTACCTCGCCTTCTGGGAGGAGTACGAGGCGGGCACCTCCTTCGAGGCCCGGATCGCCCGTCAGGTGGACCGTCTGGAGATGGGCCTCCAGGCGACCGTCCACGAGCATCAGGACGCGGGCGACCTGTCCCAGTTCTTCGCCTCGGTGCAGCCGCGCGCGCGACGTCGGTTCGACGTCGCCAGCGCTCTTGCCCTTCCAGAACTCGCCCCTGCGCTGCGCTGCCGGGCTCCCCCCCAGCGCCGCGGGCGGGCTACTTCGCGATCTTCCGGATCTTGCCCTCGCCAGCCCAGTAGACCCCCGTGCTGTCCACGGCGAGGTTATAAGACTCGCCGGTGGACGCCAGGACCTGGGCGCCGGTGCCGTCCTTGCACATCGCCCGGAGGGCTGTTCCATCGAGCCAGTAGATCCTCTCGCTATCGACGACGACCCTCGTCCCCGTGGCAGCGAGCTTGACGGCGGTGCCGCCGCTCTTGGGAATTCTGTAGACCCCGCTCGCGGCGTAGTAGACGTTGGCGTCGTCGAAGTCGAGATACCAGCTCGTACGAGTGAGCTTGATCGGCGCCGAGGCGCCAGACTTGGACGCCTTCATGGTGGAAAGCAGGGAGCCGAGCTCGCGATAGTACAGGCTATCGCCGTCCGCGAACAATGACGTCCGCAGCCCGCCCTGAACAGGATCATGAGGGACGACCAGGGAAGCGGTCCCGCCCGAGAGCGGCTGGGCGTAGATGTCGTATTTATTGTTGCCGATCCAGTAGATACGGGTCGAGTCCACCGCCACCCCCGACGGGTAGCCGCCGGTGACCGGCAGCGCGGTGATGGTGCCGTCAGGGTTCACCCTGTTCAAGTTGCTCCCGAGGCCGCGACCACTGCCGGAGAAGTAGGCGTATGGGCCGCTTCCCACGAGCTCGGTCACGTAGGTGAGCCTATTGATGAGGGTGGTCTTCGCGCCGCCGGCCTTGGGGACCCTGCCTACCTCGTCGTTGCTGACCTCGGAGCCATAGCCGCCGCCGTAGTACACGTACTGGTCCGTCAGCGCGATCTCGATTGCGCCGTTGGTGTTGATGGTCGCGAGATCGATGGGGGTGCAGCTCCCATTGCACAGCGGCGCGCACGCGAGGGTGGTGTCACCCCCTGAGCCTTCGCGGAGCTCGAGCGCGCTCTCTGCCTGGCCTTCCTCCAGACTCGCGCCCGCGACGCCCGCCTCGCCGGGCGAGCCGCCGCAGCCGGCCAGAGCGGCGGAGAGGAGGAGGGCCGAAGCGGCGTGAAACGAGGGCTTCGTGCGGGTGAGGGCTTCAGCTTGGGAGGGTTGACGAGCTGCCGTATCTTTTCTCATGTGGATACCCTGTCAGGATGGAACGCACAAACCATGCGTTCTTTCGTCGTGCGTTCGTTATCGGTGCGGGCGGGAGGCCCCGGGAACTTCAGGCCTCCCGCCCGTCGCGGATTACTGCAACAGCTTCTGCTTGATGAATGCGCCGGAGGGCGTGAGGGCCGAGTCAGGCCAGTTGCCGGTGGTGCTCGCGCCGGGGACGAGCGCGGAGGCGGTCTCGGGCTTGTCGTGCAGCGACCAGTTGGCCCAGCTCAGCTTGCGGCTGTTCATGAAGTCGATCCACCGCCCGGTCTCGTCGAGTTTGAGATTGCCATTGCCGGACGCGTCGCAGGTGCCGAACTCCGTCACGAACAGGGCGATGCCCTTGGACAGTGCCGCATCCGCCCTGTCGCGCAGCCATTGCCCGTGCGTGCCCGCGTAGAAGTGCAGCGTATAGGCCACGTTGGGGTACTGGGTGATGGGGTTGCTGGCGGCCGCGTCCACTCCCTGCGACCAGGTCGGCGTGCCCACCACCACGAGGTTGGGAGCGCCGACGCCGCGGATGGCGCCAATGATTTCCACGGCGTAGGCGCGCACCTCGTTCCAGGACTCGTAGTCCGGCTCGTTGAAGATCTCGAAGATGACATTGGGGGTGTTCTTGTAGAGCTGCGCCATCTCGGTGAAGAACGCCTTGGCCTGCGCGGTGTGCTGCGTGGCGTTGTGATCATGCCAGTCGATGATCACGTAGATGCCCTTGGCGATGGCCGCGTCGACGACGGTCTTCACCCGGGCCTTCTCCGCCGCGGGGTTGGTGAGATAGCCGCCTTCCTCCACGCCCATGGCGGCGCGCACCACGGTGACCTTCCAGTTGTCCGCGAGCGAGTTGACGACGGAGGCGTTGTAGAACGCGCCGCCCCACTGGCTCCAGAAGAGGCTCATCCCCTTGAGCTGGACGGCCACGCCATTCTGGTTCTGGATTTGATTGCCCACCACCTGGAGCTTGCCATTCGTGGCCACGGGTGAGGCCACGGGCGCCGGAGTCGGGTTGGTGGGATTGGTTGGCGTGGCCGGGTCGGTCGGAGTGGCGGGAGAGGTGGGGGTGGTGGGGCCAGGCTCTACCACCACTGGAGGCTGTTCCCCGGGAGGGGGCGGCTCCTGGATCCCGCACCCGCCGAGGAGCGACAGGTGGAGGACCGCCATACACAGACCCCGCCAGCCGCTCAGACTCCTATCGCCTGAAACCGGATTCCTCTTCATGCGCGCCTCTCGAGATGTATGCAATGTCGTCGCGGGTGTCTTTCAGACAGACACCCGCGCGGCTTGGCTCATCGTCAAGCGCGCGCAGGATATCTCATTGTTTCTCCGTGGGGTGGGTTTTTCTGGATTTGTTCGTTTTCACGAATTCATTGGAAGTGATTCCAACGGAGGGCGAATATGCCGCAGGTGCCGTCCGGCTATTGTTTCACGAGCACCAGGTCGCGCGACTGGATGAGGTCCACTTCCCCCGCGAAGTGCGCGAAGTCCTCGTACTGTTTCACCGCGATGCGGCCTCGTTCCAGGCGCAGTGTCTCGTCGATGGTGAGCGTGTTGCCCTCCTGCTTCTCCGTGCGCAGCAGCCGGCCGAAGGGGCTCTCCGTCTTCAATTGCGCCTGGGGATCCGCCAGCCGGTAGCCCGAGGGCATCTTCAGGCTCACCCGCGTGGTGCTCGCCTCGGTGTCGTCGATGAGCAGGGGCACGGTGCGCGTGCTGAGCTGCACATACTGCCGTCCCAGCGTCGCGGGCATGGTGATGGGCGGCAGCACCAGCGTCCCACCGCTCGCGCGCGCGAAGCCCGCGGCCTTGAAGCCGTAGCGCACCGTGAACGGGGCGCCCACCTGCTCCTCGCGATCGAACTTCAGCTCGGTCAGCTCCGCCCCGTTGAAGTAGCGGCCCACCGCGCCCTGGAGCGCCTGCCGCCGGCGGTCGCCGGAGATGGCCTCGAAGGCCTCCGCGAGCTGGGCCGCTTCGTAGCCCGTATAGACTTCCTCGCCACGGCCCACGAGCTGGCCGTTTCCATCCAGTTCCAGATCCAGCTTCACCTGCTTGCCCGGCTGCGGCTCGAGCGGCGGCGTCTTCACCTTCTCCAGGGCCCGGCCCGGCTCGGGCAGCAGGTACGCGTCGCGCTCGCCCAGCGCCGTCTCGGGCAGCTCGCCGAAGGGCGCGTAGCGCGTGGTGGTGTCCAGCCACACCGGCCCCGTGCCCGGCACCTCCGCGCGCAGCGCGATGTAGGGCAGCAGCGATTCCTCGGGGAAGAGGTACTCCGCCGGGTCCACCGAGAAGGTGCGCACCGCCGCCAGGCGCGTGGGAATCCCCAGCGCCTCCAGCCCCGTCTTGAGCGCCCACATGCGGCTGCCCCGGTCCTGCGCCACCGTGGACGCCGCCGACTGCGTCAGCCCCGCGTCCCGGCCACTGAAGCGCTTCATCACCGCCGCGTACAGCGCCTGGGCCGCCGCGAGCCCACGCTTGTCCCCGGCCGCCTCGCGCGCGAACGCCTCCAGCTCCCAGTTGAGCGCGCCCCGCTCCAGGAAGCTGTCCGCGTACACCGCCACCAGCTTGTCATTGCCCGTGGTGCCCGCGCCCACCACCACGAAGGGCAGGTATTCCTTGCTCGAGGGGGCATCCGGCTCGGGGATGAGGGGCGGCACCCCGCGCACCTCGTGGGTGAAGATCTCCTCGTCGCCCTTCACCGTGGGCGGCGGCACCCGGATGTTGTGCGCGTCCGCCTTCATGCCCGTGCCCTTGGGCGCCACCACCGTGTACGTGGCGCGGTGGTCCGGCATGCTCGCCACGCTGAAGTAGAAGTCCGACGCCTTGAAGCCCGGCTGCGCCGGCCCGCGCGAGGGCTCCGCCACCAGGTACTCGACCTCCACGTAGTCGCCCACCTGCACGCCCGGCAGGCTGACCGTGTCCTTGCCCTCGATGCTCTCCGGCTCCAGCACGGTGCCATCGGCCTTGAGGGTGCGCACCGCGAGCGTCTGCGCGCCCACGGGCAGGTTCACTTCCGCGATCTCCTGCACGCCGCCCTGCTCCAGCGCCTTCTGGATGGTGTGGATGCGGGTGACCTGGGAGCCATCGGGGAAGATCTGGGTGGCCGCCGCGTCCAGCACGTAGGCGGCGGAGCTGTCCTCGGGGCCATGGTTCTGCTCGTAGTCGCGGATGGCCTCGCGCCCGTTGATGGCGTGCGCCTGCAACACCTCCTGTCCCGTCTTCGCGCGCGTGACGGCGCGGCGCAGCGACAGGTTGTCCCCATCCAGCAGGAGCGACTGCTCGCGCAGGGCGAGCGCCCCGGCGGCGTCTCCGGCCAGCTCGCGCACGTCCGCCCACTTCTCGAGCACCCGGGGATTGCGCGGCCACAGCAGGCTCAGCTCCTTGAGCGTGGCGGTGGCGTCGTCGAACCGGCGCAGGGCCACCTGCGCGGCCGCCAGCGACATGGCGGTGGTTCCATCCCCGGGATTGCGCGTGAGCTGCTCCTGGTAGAGGGTGACGGTGCGCTCCAGGTCGCCCCGCATCCGCGCGTGCTCGGCCGCCCGCGCGAGCGAGCCCGGGCAGCCCTCCAGCGAGGAGATCAGCTCGTCCATGCGC is a window encoding:
- a CDS encoding FAD-dependent monooxygenase, translating into MLVSGASISGLTIAYWLARYGFDVTVVERAPHLRPGGQALDVRGPALTVAERMGILARLREHSTRLTGFSMVDANGKETHRSEERTLTGGRFESPDVEIMRDDLCRVLHEVVGNRVEYLFDDSVASLTQNTSGVDVTFERAASRRFELIVGADGLHSRVRKLAFGPEPRFLRRLGNSYIAVFGMPNFLGLERWEVMYQDEGTGVGAMVMALRKDANARAYVGFTAAEPIEYDYRDIVAQKRLMAERLSGGGWVLPQIVEHMMTAPDFHFDSISQIRMEGWSRGRIVLVGDAGYSVALASGQGTSVAMVGAYVLAGELARHKDDLASGITSYESALRDYVIRNQDMAVKQHEQNASLQAPAVGEPTDEGENGAADGLPDFGALTLPFELKDYEGLVRQS
- a CDS encoding LysR family transcriptional regulator, which translates into the protein MELRHLRYFVTIAEEQSFRRAAGRLHVSQSPLSRQMKDLEDEMGVELFAPEGRGIKLTAAGKIFAERARSILGSVDTAIEEAKGIAEGRLGTVVIGFETGTTFVGALLSLVAALRRRTPRVGLQLVPMSSLEQWTALRQGTITFGYGAYAPSDDSLGHLEMSRDRLGVLLSSEHRLARLEKIRLRDLENERVLLQPRHLYPRLHADIIMAARAQGATLHVTAEVLDLEALLALVVIGDAITFLTEKFWEPASQASLMWRPVEDLHINLSEFVTWRVEDADTPVVRALLESAREVSPFLRGTADRTRSSTAAQRKRHSKR
- a CDS encoding glycosyltransferase is translated as MASTNDVSRKPATFLLASSGAPGHLLRVLDLAQQLTARGNRVLFKAKASLAADVKAVGAEHLPHERMLDVQDIGDLAQLTSLPPWMPSVPFGITMFRSIGQANNVQLARELEPVLKREKVDCVVHDFFELGAAWAAERAGIPWASAGNMGTVLTADELPLIFSTMPSMKPFFRFPALTHLLMGQLMPLNEARAQLGLSPYRGRSAHLVQAAASPKLHIIMGHRGLAGDIPLRDNQLFVGPTTANSSTSRKEAPRIEPGTVIVSTTTTHADNGLFRRVLEAVSPMNVPVLATAAGASDVPSGLGSHIRIERYVPHDEVFPKARALITHGGWGAVGRALYTGLPMLVIPLVGDQTLNASLVERAGLGRYLPLEKATPERIRSELQALLADESLRARARKVSSEIQQLKSGQVAARALEKLAFEGNVDVKSISAAA
- a CDS encoding glycoside hydrolase family 5 protein, with protein sequence MAVLHLSLLGGCGIQEPPPPGEQPPVVVEPGPTTPTSPATPTDPATPTNPTNPTPAPVASPVATNGKLQVVGNQIQNQNGVAVQLKGMSLFWSQWGGAFYNASVVNSLADNWKVTVVRAAMGVEEGGYLTNPAAEKARVKTVVDAAIAKGIYVIIDWHDHNATQHTAQAKAFFTEMAQLYKNTPNVIFEIFNEPDYESWNEVRAYAVEIIGAIRGVGAPNLVVVGTPTWSQGVDAAASNPITQYPNVAYTLHFYAGTHGQWLRDRADAALSKGIALFVTEFGTCDASGNGNLKLDETGRWIDFMNSRKLSWANWSLHDKPETASALVPGASTTGNWPDSALTPSGAFIKQKLLQ